The Deltaproteobacteria bacterium region AAAATGAATACATCGATGATTATAGCAACCTGTTAAAACTTTAAACTTGCATCTTACAACCTGCAACAACATCCTCTCAAATCAGAATGGTGATCAGAACCACCAGTAACAAGGTGAACGGATAATAACTGGCCCGGTTGAACAAGGCCAGGGCTTCCTGACGTCGCTTCGTCTTCAAAAGCCGGTAAGCCGGAAGGAGCAGAAGATAAAACCCGGCACCGAAAGAAGCGATGACCGAAAAAAAATCCGCTCCAGCCCTGGAAAAATTCAGAAGAATCCCGTTCAAAACAACTGCCAGGATAAGGGCGGAAAAGATAATCGAATTGGCCCAATCCGGCCCAAAGCAAACCGGTATGGTGGTCGCCTGCAACTGCCGGTCTTCTTCGAGGTCGGCCCAATCATTGGGCAGGTTTTGTCCGCCGATCTCCCAGAAAAAAAGCCAGAGAAACAGGAGGATGACAAAGAGGATGGAAGGGTTTGGGTCCACGGCAAAGACGGCGGCCAGTCCGCCGGAAGTCTTTACCACCCCGCTGACCAAAATTTTCAGGGTACTGCTCTGCCACAGGAGGCAGTAAACCGTCTCCAGAAGAGCGGCCCCCAGAAAAATAACCACGCAGAAAGGGTTCAGGATAAAAGCCCCGGCCATGGCCAGAAGCGCCCAGGCTATGGCCCAGAAGAGGGCCTGTTTGAAGGACAAAAGACCGTGGGCCATAGGATGACGAATAAAAATGGAGTCGAGATCATCGGTTGCTTCGGGAATCAATCCGGCGTCGAATCTCTTTTTATCAACCCGATAATCCACCAGGTCATTTAAGGCATAAACGGCGGTATATCCGGCAAAGGCCGTGATAAAGCCCAGGAGGATGATGCTTAAAGGGGGGATGGCCCCATACCAGAGCAAGGCGGCCAAACCGGGAGTGGCCATATCCAGTATCCCATGAGGGGTCCTGGAAAGGGCTAAGAAAAGCTTCAACTGGGAAGGGCCGGACTTTAGGGTGGTGACAGAAGTGACAGTCAAGTGGCTGCTCCAGGCAAAAGGAATTAACTGTTTTTTTATATTACCAAAACATCTCCCTTTGTTCCATGAAATTTTTGCTATTCATTACAACTTTTTTCTTGTCCATTTCCAAAAATTATGGTATTTGATCTATTTTTAACGATGGGCCGTTAGCTCAACAGGTAGAGCAACTGACTCTTAATCAGTAGGTCGCTGGTTCGATCCCAGCACGGCCCACCATATAAAATCAAGGAGTTACCCTTCTTATTTCCTCTCATTGCCCTGCCTCTTAAGCTAAATTGTGAAGTAAATGTGAAGTGGAATTTTTTTCTTCCTGAATTTCATCAATTTTATGGTTAATGGTCTGGTCCAATAGATCAACCGCCTTGACCTTATGACTCGGTGCTAAATGGGCATACCGCAAAGTCATGGTCAGGGTTTTATGGCCCAGAAGCTCCTTGACCGTGGTCAGGTCTACCCCGGCCATTACCAATTGAGAAGCAAAAACGTGTCGAAGGTCATGGGGGACAAAGTCTTTGATCCCGGCCTTCCTGCAAGCCGTTGTAAAAGACCGTTTGACATCCTTATAGGGTTTCCCTGTTTTAGCGTCATAGAATACCCAGGGAATGTCTAACCGCCTCGGTCTCTCTTTGGTTCCGACAAAATGGGATTCCAAGATTTCCCTAAGCGTTCCATTAATAGGGATCTCTCTCCGTTCCCCGTTCTTGGTATCATCCAATAAAATGAACCCCTGCTTAAGGTCCACCTGATCCCACCTCAAATTAAGGATCTCCGATTTCCGACAGCCGGTATTGAGAGCCATAACAACGATAGGCTTTAAATGCCCATCGCATTCCCCCAGGAGATTTTGAATCTCCTCTTTGGAAAGATACCTTAACCGCCGGTTGTTTTCCGGAAGTAATTTGACCTTCCGAATTCGTTTCAAGATCCCCTCCTCCACCATGTTCCAGTCAACCGCCTTGGTGAACATATGTTTCAGTGTAGCCAATAGACGGTTTACCGTGGCCGGCTTGTTTCCCCTGTTAAACCGTTTTCCATTATTCAGCCGTCCGGTCTGGAATTGTTCAATGAGCAGGGTATTGAACCGCCTAAGAGGAAGATGGCCAAACTCTTCCTTCAGTTGGCCTATAAAACCTTTCTTCCGTTCATAGGACCTCTGTCTTTCGGCCCAAGCAAGGTATTCTTCAGCCAGTTCATTAAAGGTATGGTTCGGGATCTTTTTTACTTCCGGTTCCTCTCCTTTTTTAATTTCCTGCCTTCTATCGGAAAGCTTATCTACGGCTTCGGCATATTTTTCAGACTTGCTTGATTCCCTGATAATCCTTCCTGCAAGATTTTTATAACAGATCCAGTAAACGTTTCCCCGCTTGAAGATACCTTTAATCCTGGCCTTCTCCCTTTTTCCTTTGGCCATGTTTTTTCACCTCCTTCCTTTTTTGGATTAACTTCTCTTTGACACAATCCAGGAGAAGCATTAGAGGCTTTCCCGGCTTTCTCAGGCCGGCCTCCATCATGAAGATATAATTTTGGGTAACCCCCAGGAGGTCCCCAAGCTCTTGTTGGGTAAGTTCAAATTCCCCCCGGAATCCCCGAATATCTTCTTTGCTCCATCCCATGATTTATACTTTACTAACTATGTTAGCTATTGTCAAGTCTTTTCTCACTTCACATTTGGTTCACAATTCACTTCACACCATCCTTAAACCATTTGTTTTTACGACTACATTTTTACGTGTTTACTGACTTTCAATCAGTAGGCCACCCTATTTATTTAACAACTTTCAAGGATGGAACTGGTTTCCGGGTCTGTGTTTCAATCCATTTATCAACCTGAGACTTTTTGAATCGGTTTAAATCTCCGATCTTGAAAAAGGGAATCTCGAAAAACTTAATCTTTTTATGAACCAGGTCTTCACTCACTCCAAGGTATTCAGCAACCTCTTTCACGGAAAAGATTTTGTCCTCCCCGGTTCCCTTCTCAAAAAGAGGTTTCAGAATCTTTAAAACTTCCCCGGCAATAGCCGAAGCCAATTCTTGATGGTTCATGTCAATTTTTAATTCCATAACCACTCCAACCCCTGGTTCCTTATCCCCACGTCCTTATAGGCCCTTAACCTGGCCTTATAAGCGGCTTGAAGGACACCCGGCCTATCCAGGTAATCATAAATGACCGGCGCCTCTTTTCCTTTGTCCGTTCGCAAGATCCGGCCAACATATTGTTTAACCCGGCCTTCAAATTTAATTGGTGTTCCAAGAAAAAGACTTGATAAAGATGGGAGGTCAAACCCTTCGCCGATAAGCTGGGAAGTGGCCACAAGGATTTTGACTTTGCCTTGATTCAATTCTCCCACAATTCTTTTTCTCTCCTTTGAATTCATATCTCCGTAAAGTTCTCTGGTCAGCCTGTAAGGAGAAACCATTTTCGCTAAGGTCCGACAATGTTCCTTCCGGTCACTGATAACCAGGGAAACTCCGTTGCCATTTTTCGAAGCATTGAGAACGTCCCTGGAAATAAGACGGTTTCTGCTTTCATCTTCAGCCAAGGTGGTAATCATAGGTTGATAGTCCTCCGGCCCCCGATAGTCATATTTAAACCCGGTTTCCCTGGTAACCAACCTGGCCGTCATTATGGCCTTTTCTTTCTGCAAGTCCCTGGTTTCAATTTTGTGAACCCGGTCCCCGATATGAAGAAAAATCAATTTAGTCAATCCGTCCCGCCGGTAGGGTGTAGCTGAAAGGCCTAACATGTATCGGCAATCAAAGCCGGTCACGGCCTCGGTAAAGGTCCTGCTGGGGGTCCTGTGACATTCGTCTATGATTAAATAACTTATCCTTGCCCTAAGTTCATCGGTCAGCTTCAACACACTGTTGACGATCCCCACGGTTAGCTTTTGGCCGATGTTCTTTTTACCGTCCCCAATTAAGCCGATTTCCTCTTTATCCATTCCCAGGAATTGAACGGCCCTGGCCTGCCATTGGTAAAGAAGTTCTTTGGTATGGGTTAGAATCAAGACAGGTTGTTTCCTCCTGGCTATGGTGGCAAGCCCTATGATGGTTTTACCGGCCCCCGGTGGCGCTTCCAGGACTCCAAATCTCCGGCCTACTATCGCTTCTATCGCCTCATCTTGATATGGACGAATGGTCCCTTTGAAATTGAATTCAACCTCTGGAAGAATCCGGGTCCGGTCGATTACCTGGTAGGGTAGCCGGTAATAGTCCAGAATTTGGAATAACTGATTGGTAAAACCCCGGGGGATAAGGTAACCGGCGCCTCCACATTGAAAGAAAGACAGGGTTTCCGGTGTCTCTCCCTGCCAATATCCATACTTATCGTTTTCAATCCATTTTGGGTTAGGGAAGGTCAACCGGTCCCGGAGATCCCCTTCCGCTCTGGAAGGCAAGGCCCCCACAATTTTGACATGGTTGGATATCTTAATTTGAAGTTTTTCCATTTTGAATTTTCTCGCTTCGTCTAAAAAGTGTAGCCAAAAATGTAGCCACTCGAATGGCTACACGTAACGCCATGAAATAATTTAATAAAATTGCAAAAAATCATTTTTTTTATATATAGGAGGAGAATATTTAAAATAAATACCCTCCCACACCCTTAACTTATTCATTTTTGCCTATTTTTGTGTGTAATTCAAATATGTTATCGTGTTGCCACTTGGGTGGCTACAAAAATGGCTACACTTTCGTGTTGGCCATATTCCATTCCTTATTTTTTATATCAAAAAATATCTCTTTCGCTCGTTCCAGGTTTTTTTTCGCCATATCATAAAACCCTAACCCAGCCCGATGCGCATGGACCGCTTGTTTTAACTTACGGTCATTTCTTGGTCCGGTGGAAAGGGTTCGTCTAATTTTTTCTTCCAGCTTAGCCATCACATTATCTGCGTCAATCGGATCATATAACCGCCTTACCTTCAATTGCCAATCCATTAAGGCAATAACATTTTGAATCACGCCTTCATCGATTGCCTTTTTTCCCTCATTTACAGCAAAAATAGACATGAAACGCACGGCATAGGTATCAAGGCGCTTTGAATGGATTGAACGATCAAGGTCCATATACCAAGTGTGATAGAGAGCCTTTGCCTCTTGAGTAAGACACAATTCAGGCCCATCTTCAACTTGCCTTAGAACGTCATTCAGCCCATTTTTCATCCTTGATTTTTCGCCCTCCGGTATTCTCTCCGGGATAGAAAATTTCTTTTGCCCGCTACCAGGGACAAGGAACAGCCGGTTATTAAAACCTATATCGGTGAATGAGGAGTCCCAGGTCTGCTCATAGGTTTGAATGGTACTGGCCGCTAAAATAGAAAGATGAGCGTTTTCAAGTCTAATGTCAGTTTTCTTGGTTTGGCTCTCATACCGGTTGGATTCAAAAAGTGTGTTGATGCAAGGTAAAAGGACGCTGCTTTCGATTTTGCACTTGGAAACAAAGGATTTGAATTCGTCAAAGCAGAGAAGAAGCTTTTTGGCCCCGCTTGGATTATCTCCCTCGCCCATACGCTTTTGAAGCCCCTCGGCACTACCTACACCAAAACAAACAGGAAAGTCCGGCAAGACATCTTTAAAAAATGAAACTGCCTTGGTTATCGCTGTTGACTTCCTGTCATCAGCACTTTCCCCTAAAAGGAGGGTATAAAAGCGGGGTTGTGTATCAAGTTCCGTGTTTAGTCTTATCCGTTCTGATAGGATGGTCCCCAGGCAAGTTAAAAAGGACATGAAAAAGAAATGCTCGGGCACTTCCAAAAATGATGAATAAATCCTGGCAAACGACCCCGCCACTCCACCCATGATCTCTGAAGGGAATTCAAGCCCCCTGCTGGGTGTTGGTAAAGGCTCCGGCTCGGGCTTAGGGGGTTCATCATATTCAACCTTAATCTCCGGCCCCTGATAGGTTTCCCTCACACCAGATAGCGCCTTTTCGACGGTCACCTGTCCGTAAGTTTTTCCTTGCCCAGCAGACCGGTCCCATTTATCCCTCATCAAACCACTCGAACGGAAAAGCCTGTCCAGGGTGTTGTGGTCCTGAGAATAGAACGCAACCAGGTTTACAAAGGCAAGGTCGGCCTC contains the following coding sequences:
- a CDS encoding DEAD/DEAH box helicase; this encodes MEKLQIKISNHVKIVGALPSRAEGDLRDRLTFPNPKWIENDKYGYWQGETPETLSFFQCGGAGYLIPRGFTNQLFQILDYYRLPYQVIDRTRILPEVEFNFKGTIRPYQDEAIEAIVGRRFGVLEAPPGAGKTIIGLATIARRKQPVLILTHTKELLYQWQARAVQFLGMDKEEIGLIGDGKKNIGQKLTVGIVNSVLKLTDELRARISYLIIDECHRTPSRTFTEAVTGFDCRYMLGLSATPYRRDGLTKLIFLHIGDRVHKIETRDLQKEKAIMTARLVTRETGFKYDYRGPEDYQPMITTLAEDESRNRLISRDVLNASKNGNGVSLVISDRKEHCRTLAKMVSPYRLTRELYGDMNSKERKRIVGELNQGKVKILVATSQLIGEGFDLPSLSSLFLGTPIKFEGRVKQYVGRILRTDKGKEAPVIYDYLDRPGVLQAAYKARLRAYKDVGIRNQGLEWLWN
- a CDS encoding excisionase family DNA-binding protein, yielding MNHQELASAIAGEVLKILKPLFEKGTGEDKIFSVKEVAEYLGVSEDLVHKKIKFFEIPFFKIGDLNRFKKSQVDKWIETQTRKPVPSLKVVK
- a CDS encoding site-specific integrase encodes the protein MAKGKREKARIKGIFKRGNVYWICYKNLAGRIIRESSKSEKYAEAVDKLSDRRQEIKKGEEPEVKKIPNHTFNELAEEYLAWAERQRSYERKKGFIGQLKEEFGHLPLRRFNTLLIEQFQTGRLNNGKRFNRGNKPATVNRLLATLKHMFTKAVDWNMVEEGILKRIRKVKLLPENNRRLRYLSKEEIQNLLGECDGHLKPIVVMALNTGCRKSEILNLRWDQVDLKQGFILLDDTKNGERREIPINGTLREILESHFVGTKERPRRLDIPWVFYDAKTGKPYKDVKRSFTTACRKAGIKDFVPHDLRHVFASQLVMAGVDLTTVKELLGHKTLTMTLRYAHLAPSHKVKAVDLLDQTINHKIDEIQEEKNSTSHLLHNLA
- a CDS encoding UbiA family prenyltransferase, which gives rise to MATPGLAALLWYGAIPPLSIILLGFITAFAGYTAVYALNDLVDYRVDKKRFDAGLIPEATDDLDSIFIRHPMAHGLLSFKQALFWAIAWALLAMAGAFILNPFCVVIFLGAALLETVYCLLWQSSTLKILVSGVVKTSGGLAAVFAVDPNPSILFVILLFLWLFFWEIGGQNLPNDWADLEEDRQLQATTIPVCFGPDWANSIIFSALILAVVLNGILLNFSRAGADFFSVIASFGAGFYLLLLPAYRLLKTKRRQEALALFNRASYYPFTLLLVVLITILI
- a CDS encoding helix-turn-helix transcriptional regulator — protein: MGWSKEDIRGFRGEFELTQQELGDLLGVTQNYIFMMEAGLRKPGKPLMLLLDCVKEKLIQKRKEVKKHGQRKKGEGQD